The Symphalangus syndactylus isolate Jambi chromosome 1, NHGRI_mSymSyn1-v2.1_pri, whole genome shotgun sequence DNA segment cttggacaatatggccattttcacaatattgattcttcctatccatgagcatggaatgttcttccatttgtttgtgtcttcttttatttcattgagcagtggtttgtagttctacttgaagaggtccttcacatcccttgtaagttggattccgaggtattttattcttttgcaattgtgaatgggagttcactcctgatttggctctctgtttgtctgttattggtgtataagaatgcttgtgatttttgcacattgattttgtatcctgagactttgctgaagttgcctatcagcttaaggaggttttgggctgagatgatgaggttttctaaatatacaatcatgtcatctacaaacagggacaatttggcttcctcttttcctaattgaataccctgtatttctttctcttgcctgattgccctgctAGAACTTTCAAcactgttgaataggagtggtgagagagggcatccctgtcttttgccagttttcaaagggaattcttccagtttttgcccattcagtatgatactggctgtgggtttgtcataaatagcacttattattttgagatatgtcccatcaatacctagtttattgagagtttttagcgtgaagggatgttgaattttgttgaaggccttttctgcatctattgagataatcatgtggtttttgtctttggttctgtttatgcgatggattgcatttattgatttacgtatgttgaaccagccttgcatcccagggatgaagccaacttgatcatggtggataagctgtttgatgtgctgctggattcagtttgccagtattttattgaggattttcgcatcaatgttcatcagggatattggtctaaaattatcttttattgttgtgtctctgccaggctttggtatcaggatgatgctggcttcataaaatgagttagggaggattccctctttttctattgattaaaatagtttcagaaagaatggtaccagctcctctttgtacctctggtagaattcggctgtgaatccgtctggtcctggactttttttggttggaaggctattaattattgcctcaatttcagagcctgttatttgtctattcagcgATTCAACTTCTTCGTGGTTTGGTCCTGGGAGGGtgtttgtgtccaggaatttatccatttcttctagattttctagtttctttgtgtagagatgtttatagtattcactGATAGTAGCTTGTATTTCCATGGGATAGGTGGTGacatcccttttatcattttttattgcatctatttgattcttctctctattcttctttattaatcttgctagccgtctgttaattttgttgatctttccaaaaaaccagctcctggattcattgattttttgaagggttttttgtgtctctatctacttccattctgctctcatcttagttatttcttgccttctgctaccttttgaatgtgtttgctcttgcttttctagttcttttagttgtgatgttagggtgtcaattttagatctttcctgctttttcttgtgggcatttagtgctataaatttccctctgcacactgccttaaatgtgtcccagagattctggtatgctgtgtactttttctcattggtttcaaagaacatctttatttctgccttcattttgttatttacccagtagtcattcaggagcaggttgttcagtttccatgtagttgagcggttttgagtgagtttcgtAATCctagttctagtttgattgcactgtggtctgagagacagtttgttgtgatttctattcttttacatttgctgaggagtgctttatttccaactacttggtcaattttggaataagtgtggtgtggcgctgagaagaatgtatattctgttggtttggtgtggagacttctgtagatgtctattaggtctgccttgtgcagagctgagttcaattcctggatatccttgttaaccttctgtcttgttgatctaacaatgacagtggggtgttaaagtctcccattattattgtgtgggagtctaagtctctttttaggtctctaaggacttgctttatgaatctgggtgctcctgtattgggtgcatatatatttaggatagttagctcttcttgtttttttttttttgttttttgtttttgttttgttttgttttgtttttcaggtttCATCTTTTTAATAAGCTCTGTGAAAGACATCCTAATCACTGTATGAGACAcaacagaatattttttcttccagtattaaaaaaaaaaaaaggcatttgcaaacattttaaagCCAACTCTTCTATATAATCAGTTTGATGATCTGAATTAGAAAGTACCCCTGGATAATCATGTTCTTGAtacacatttccttttttcttttttttgagatggagtcttgctgttgcccaggctggagtacagtggcatgatcttggctcactgcaacctccgcctcccgggttcaagcaattctcctgcctcagcctcccgagtagctgggattacaggcatgcaccaccatgcccggctaatttttttatgtttagtacagatggggtttcaccatgttggtcaggctggcttgATGCACATTTCTTATAGGTACATTTGGAAAATTGCTTCCTAACCACAATAAACACTGTGTACAGGTTTTAAAATGTCCCTGGTTacacattaattttttgaagtcaGTCTGGCCAAACTTGCCAGAACCAATTATTGCTAGCTCCAATAATCCTAAGAGCTCAAACTAAAAAACTGGTAAGAAGAAAAATACTCAGGTTCTACAAACGTcccataatttgtctttaaataggcagaaaaaattttaaaaaagatggaaCTGTCTAAAATGTCTTCAGCTACCTTGGAAggtcaatttaaaaacaaaaggttgATATACTATAAAATAAGATGCTTCAGTGCAGCTCCAAAATCCTTTATAAATACAGCCATTTGGAAGGACGATCCTGGATCAGAAATTATTCCTTGTGTATCTATATTATGCGCATGTCTCATTTCAGTTGTCATAATTGTCTCTGTAATTTCCTCCTGAGTAGCGGTCATAACCACCCTGGTTTCTGCCATTATAGTCTCTGGAACGTCCATATCCATATCCATACCCTCCAGGTCGACTGTCATAATACCTGCCACTCCCATAGCCCTGGTCCCCAccacctctggagtagctgcgaCCACACTCATGGGCCCCAAAGCCACCTCCTCTGGTTCCCCGAGCAGACTTGCCTGCATGATCCACACGGATCTGACGACCATCCAGAGACTCTCCGTTCATGGCTCTCATGGCAACTGAAGTAGGCTCTGGGTTGGTGAAGGTGATGAAACCAAAACCCCTGGACCACTGAGTCTCCCGGTCCTTGACAACGACCACCTCAGAGATAGGTCTGAAACTGCTGAAGTGGTCTTCCAGCGCCTGCTCGTTGGTGTTAAAGTTGGGCCCTCCCACGAAGAGCTTTCCTTCTTCAGAGGACATGGCAGTTCAAGTCCTGGAAATTAAAACGTAAAAAACCTGGACAAACAGTGAGCTCAAAGGAGCACAGAAAACAGAGAAGGGGCTGCGCGGGAAGACGATTGATGagctcttcttgttaaattgaaccttttaccattatgtaatggccttctttgtctctttcaatctttgttggtttaaagtaggttttatcagagactagattgctacccctgctttttttttttttttttttttttttttttgctttccatttgcttggtagatcttcctacctccctttgttttgagcctatatgtgtctctgcacatgagatgggtctcctgaatacagcacactgatgggtcttggctcttatccaatttgccagtctgtgtcttttaattggggcatttaccccatttacatttaaggttaatattgttatgtatgaatttgatcctgtcattataatgttagctggttattttgcctgttagttgatgcagtttcttcctggcatcgatggtctttacaatttggcatgtttttacagtggctggtactggttgttccttctcacatttagtgcttctttcaggagctctttcaaggcaggtctggtggtaatgaaatctctcagcatttgcttgtctgtaaagtattttatttctccttcacttatgaagcttagtttggctggatatgaaattctgggttgaaaattcttttctttaagaatgttgaatattggcccccactctcttctggcttgtagagtttctgccaagagatccgctgttagtctgatgggcttccctttgtgggtaacccaacctttctctctggctgcccttagcattttttccttcatttcaaccttggtgaatctgacaattatatgtctttgggttgctcttctcgaggagtatctttgtggtgttgaatgttggcctgccttgctaggttgggaatgttctcctggataatatcctgaagagtgttttccagcttggttccattctccctgtcactttcaggtacaccaatcaaacatagattttgtcttttcacatagtcctatatttcttggaggctttgttcatttctttttactcttttttctctaaactgctcttcttgcttcatttcattcattcgaTCTTCAATCACCAATACCCTTCTTCCACTTGGAATCAGCTACTGAAGTTTGTGCATGCGTCATGTAGTCCTCATGCCATGgtttttagctccatcaggtcatttaaggtcttctctatactgtttattctagttatccgttcatctaatcttttttcaaggttttttagCTTTcttgcaatgggttcaaacatcctcctttagctcagagaagttcatTATTAccaactttctgaagcctacttctgtcaactcatcaaagtcattctctgtcctgctttgttccattgctggtgaggagctgcaatccttcgGAGAaggggcactctggtttttagaattttcagcttttctgctctagtttctccccatctttgtgcttTTATCTACCTTTAGTCCTGATGtcggtgacctacagatggggttttggtgtggatgtcttttttgttgatgttgatgttattcctttctgtttgttagtttttcttctaacagttatGTCCCTCAGCCTGTTGGAGGTCCtcagtctgttggagtttgctggaggtccatttcagaccctgttttcctaggtattaccagcagaggctgcagaacagcaaatattgcagagcagcaaatattgctgcctgatccttcctctggaaccttcgtctcagaggggcacctgtcTGTATGAGGTGTTAATTGgctcctactgggaggtgtctccaagTTAGCCTACATGGGATtcaggacccacttgaggagattttctgtccgttctcagagctcaaacaccatgctgggagaaccactgctctctgcagagctgtcagacagggacatttaagtctgtagaagtttctgctgccttttgctcagctatgccctgcccctggaggtggagtctacagaggcaggtgggCCTCATTGAGCTACAGTGGGccccacccagttcaagcttccagactgctttgtttacctactcaagcctcagccatggtggacacccctccctcagcctcgctTGCCACCTTGCATTTCGATctccatgggtgtaggacccattgagccaggcacaggatataatctcctcatgtgccatttgctaagaccattggaaaagcacagtgttTAGGTGGCAGTGTCCTGATTTTCCCGGTACAGTCTATCACAGCtccccttggctaggaaagggaaatcccccgaccccttgcacttcccgggtgaggtgatgcccgaCCCTTCTTCggctcgccctccatgggctgcacccactttccgaccagtcccaatgagatgaaccaggtatctcagttgaaaatgcagaaatcacccatcttctcggtcaatcacactgggagctgcagaccggagctgttcctatttggccatcttggaatggaacCCTAACTTTTAAACATTAAGAAATATCAGGTTATACTtgggttttatttaaattttttaactttattttcaaaaacaatcaAATACAGAAAACAGCATTAAAATATTCAGCTTAATGAGTTATGATGAAAATATGCTTCACATCTAACAGTAGCCACTATTCTGATCTTGtgataattatattatttctttactttttcttatagCTTTATCACTCAAATGTACATACCTAAATGTCAAGCTGCTAAGACTagctttggctttttaaaatgtgtcagttctctctctttctacctccctccctccctgtctctctctcaagtctatttgtttttcctttggagCTTCTCACAATCTGAATTTTGCTGATTCTCTCCCTGTAGTAGTTTAATCTGATTTTCTGTCCTCCATATTTCCTATAAATTGGCAGTTGGAGTtccctttttttgctttttgttttttgagacagggtctcgttctgtcacccagactgcagtgcagtggcgctatcacagttcactgcaacctcaacttgctgggctcaagtgatcctaccacctcagcctcccaagtagctgggaccacagatgcatgccaccatgcctggctaatttttgtatttttagtagagatggggttccatcatgctccccaggctggtctcaaactcctgggctcaagcaatcctgccttggcctcctgaagtgctggaatcacaggcaggagccaccacgcctgacctggATGTACTTAATATGATTCAGTTTTGATATTTTTAGCAAGACTGTCTCATAGGTAATACTGCATACTTGTTTTTAATATCCAAATTTAGAAGATGCATGCCTCCACCTGTGTCAGTTTACAAGCCTGTCACTTTGCTTGGATCCCCTCTCTGAGAGCCTACGGGAAGCCATGAGAAATGATCACAAGTCCTGTAGATTCATAGATGGCTGTTAAATGTCATTCAGTGGATATTTAAAAGCCtttctctgcttctattttcCTCACCAGTAAGTACATTTCATAGGGGTTTATTctgattatttaaatatatcttcTGGTTTTAAACTCGTGCATCTTTCATGTGAGTGATgacttttctccctctttttttttttttgtgtgtgtgtgtgtgagatggagtctcactctgtcacccaggctggagtgcagtgacatgatctcagctcactgcaacctctgcctcctgggtccaagcgattctcctgcctcagcctcccaagtagctgggactacaggtgcatgccaccatgcccagctaagtattttttttagtagagatggggtttcaccatgttagccacgatggtctcgatctcctgaccttgtgatccactcacctcagccccccaaagacttttctctctttcattacCCTAGCATTGTTCATTTCTATGCAATGAGTTGGTTTTGACTAGAGAATGTGTGCCTACCTGTTCAAATATTTCAGaacaattaagagaaaaaaaaaaaagtaggtgggtttttttcttctagattaGAGATACAGTTAATATTTTGTGTGGAATGAGGGGCAATCATGAGGCAAGATATTGTCAGGCAGCATCTGAATGAAGAGTTAGAAGGTCCACATACTGGGTGCCACAtcaatagctggggctacaacaAAAATTCTCAGACATAGGTGAGGCTCAGATGGTCTGACAAGGTGGGTAAGAAGTATTTGCCCTTTCTACCATTCAGACCCATTTACAGCTTCCCATTGTATCAGACTCCAATGCTACAGTATGGAGCTTCCATTTTTGCAAGAACTAGATGTCCTCACTTCTTCCCCAAAAGGTGAGGTACAATGAATTGGCTAGTTAAGCAGGTTATCATCCTCGCTATAGCAGGTGGTTCTGAGGTCAGAACTGATTAAATTTAACCCTCTCCACCACTGATTTCAGATTTCCCTCATTCTTAGCCATTGCTTAACCTGGTCTAGATTGTCTAGAGGGTTAATCCAGACCCCACACCCCTGAAGAATCTGATCCCTTAGTTGCCTTGCTCTTAATAGTTACTGGTTGCTGCAATTTCTAATTAAATATTTGCCCCAAGAACTGAAATGTCCCAGGATATTCCAGTTAATCCTCTGGGCTCCAGACATGTTCCAGTCCCTGTTGCATAAAAGCAACCCCAACTTCTCAAGTCAATTATACCCACCATACAGGAAGTCCTTTATTTGCCTGCTAGCCTGTTAGCATCAGGTGGAAGTCTCAGTTTCATGTTTACTGGAATCCTACTGTGTTGCCGGGAAGATGTTTTTGCCCCTGAAATCTAGAACCTCTAACTTGATGGAATCTAAATTTGTGGGGAAACAAAGCACAAGCCATAGAAGTGGGTCATTGAGAATGACAGTCAAGGAGTAAAAATCTTGCTTCCATTCTTTGGTTCCTAGCTGCATATATTCTAGTTATTGCAGGAACAGCATCATATATTAACTGATCAGTGCACATACAGCTTCCTGGAGAATACTGTCTTAACCACAAATTTATGTTTTCTCTAGCTGACACCTTAATTGGGCTGTCAAGCCAGATACTTCTGGataataatatacaatataaGATCAGTGGATCACATGGCTACATTGGCACACCAACACATCTGTAAATAAGTCCTGAATTATTTCTATACCCTTCAGTTGGTCATAGGTAATTGGCCTAGATGAGGCCATAGGTAGAATTGAAGGAGGTGACATCAGAGCTTGGGCCACTTATTCCTGTAATTTACATATGCCTTCTGGACTTGCTTGGGTCAAAGCCTAAAAGTGAGCCCAATTCCAAGTTCCATTCCACTACCAACTTTATTCTACAGAAGATAACCATCCCCAAGCTTCTCAAAGATGAGTGAATACCCCACACCCATGCATTATTTAGCACCTTACAGAAAAAAAGGTATCCACTGAAAACACAATGAGGTGGTGGGTTCTCAGCCATTACCTGGTAAATTCGTGCTGTCTTTGCTACTACTTTGGGCCTTGTGACCTATTTCTCAACACTATCCTATGAAACTTCTGGCATTTCTACCTCATGCATGTAAGCCATCAGATTGTCCAAATTCATGAagccatttctattttttctttttttttccaacttttagttTAGATTCAggagtacacgtgcaggtttgttgcctgggtatattgcatgatgctcaGGTTTGGGGTATGGATCCCATCACCAAGGCAGTAAGCATAGAATCCAATAGGTAGGTTTTTAACCCTTGCCCCACCTCTCCCTTCCCAGTGCCTGTTGTtgccatatttatgtccatgagtacccaacgattagctcccacttataagtgaaaatatgtagtacctgattttctgtttctgcattaattcactcaggataatggcctccaggtccatccatatGGCTGCAAATGACATATGgatgtatggctgcatagtattcagtggtagatgtataccacattttcttgatccaatcTACTATTGATTGATCACTAGGTTGATTTCATGGAGCCCTTTCTAATAGGCTATTAGCATCACTTCCGGGTGTATTTGTCAAAATATTGAATCCTGTCCATAAATTTTCCACTGATATTATATTCCATGTACCCTGGTCCAGCATCTTCAAGATTTACTTTCTTGTGATCACATATTTTCCACGTACTCCAAAATGTTTTGTATGTAATTTATTTCCTCTTAGAGCTGGACTATTTATCCATTTAGGTGGTGATGAAAACTGACTATGGTTATTAAACTATAAGTAATGAGAGAGGGCACAGCATATCTCAACATCAACAAGTGCCATTTTACAAGGCAGCTGCCTTAGACTGAAATTATTGCTTGGAAAGCAGGCAAGGGGTGGCAACTCTTTTCCTTCAAAAAGAAAAGGCCAGCTTCTGCTAGAGGGTTCAGCAAAATCCGGGGGATCAGAATTGTTAGGCTCTTATCCACGATTTTCCCTAAACTGTTTTAAAGTACCAGTCTTTTCTGAAAGTACCCTGATGTTGATATAGAAGACTTAAGGCAGTTCTTTCAGTCTTCTTTGCAGCTCTGCTACTCTCAAGAAGTagactatatttttattaataacagAGTTTCTGCTACAGTTATAGGAAATACTAGTTTTTATAGAAGCTTCTAGAGAGGTCCTCTGGCTTTCACAGCATAGCTTGTGTATttgttcattctcacactgctaataaagacatacctgggactgggtaatttataaagaaaataggtttaattgacccacagttcagcatggctggggaagcctcaggaagcttacaatcatggcagaaggggaagcaaacacatccttcctcatatggtggaagcaaggagaagaatgagagctgagcaaaggaggaagccccttataagaccatcagatctcatgagaacttactaaccatcatgagaatagcatgggaaaaccaccctcatgattcaactacctcccaccacatccctcccatgacacatggagattatatcaagatgagatttgggtggggacacagccaaaccatatcagcttgtGTTGGTAATTGCCTGCTCtgagtttattattttctttttatgaatgtttccattgtcattgataaaagtcagttcattcaacaaatcttcATAATTACCATTGCCTCCACACCACTTCAAACCACAGCCATTGCATATTCAAATATCTCATGTTTCActcaaacctcatctctattagcTACATGAATTTTATGCCACTGCAAGCCAGGAGTTGTCACCATCCTGCTTACAGTACCACTGGTCTTGGAATGCTTTAATCTGGGTTTCCTAGAAAATGAAAGCTGAAACAAATTTTTATGAACCACTACCTTTTAGGGAATGagacaggaaaaggaaggaaaccaATACAAAAGTGCACAATCAAGTTGCTTATTGCAATATTCAACTAATTGGTTGATCTCAGaggactcctctcaaaaaaagcTGCATAAAGCATGTTTCTGAACAATGTGCCCTGGAAAAGTAAGGTAGAAGACTTTATccttcagttttcttctcttattGCTCAAAGATTTGCCTCATtgttaatttattcatattttcatgtTAAATATGCATGGGTATCAATTGATTGGCAGTGGTTATCTTGGAATTAACAGAGAAGTCTCTAGGAAGGAGTAGTGACAGGCGAAGTTAAAAGAGTATAAATTAGCTTATAAAATGTGCACAATAGGCCAaccaaggtggctcatgcctgtaatcccaacactttgggaggccaaggtgggtggatcacgaggtcaggagatcgagaccaccctggctaagccagtgaaaccccatctttactaaaaatacaaaaaaatagccaggcgtggtggcccacacctgtagtcccagctatttgggaggctgaggcaggagaatcacttgaacccggaaggcagaggttgcagtgagccgagatcgtgccattgcactccaggctgggtgacagagggagagactccatctcaaaagaaaaaaaaagtgtgcaatATCTGAATGTCTGCTAGCCatagttcttttaaaatttaaattttaagttgtaATTGAcagataataattgtatatatttatagagctCAGTGTGATTTTTCAATACAAGCATACATTGTGGATTAAGCAAATCTggctaattaatatatccatcatctaacatacttatcatttatttgtgctaagaacatttaaaatccactgtttcagcagttttgaaacatgcaacacattattattaaatacAGTCAGcttgctgtgcaatagatcaccAGAATTAGTTCTCTtctctaactgaaactttatgtCCTTTGGCCAACAGTACCCCTTTCCCTGCCCAccacctccccagcctctggaaagcatcattttactctctacttctatgaatccgactttcttagattccacatgtaagtgagatcatgctaGATCCATCTTTCagcgtctggcttatttcactaagcaaAATGCTccccagattcatccatgttgtcacaagtcAGAGAATGTTATTCATTTTAAAGGCTAAATAGTATTGCATTCTGTATTCCCCCATTTTAAAAtccacttaggttgcttccacatcttgaacattgtggataatgctgcaatgaacatgggagtgcaaacaGCCCTTCAACTCactgattttaatttctttggatatatgcccacaAGAGGGATTGCTTCATCATATggtcattctatttttagttttctgaggaacctctgtacagttttccacaatggctgtgcTCATTTACATCCCtaacaatgtacaagggttcccttttctccacatccttgccagtactTGTTATCTCTTATATTTgtaaatagccattctaacaggtgtgaggtgatatctctttgtggttttaatttgcatttccctgataatctgtgatgttgaggattttttcatatatctgttggccatttgaatGCGTCctcttgagaaatatctattagGGTCCTTACCCATTTCTaagttgggttatttgttttcttgtagttgagttgtttgagttccttatgtattttggacaTACGCCCTTTATCTGATgtctgatttgcaaatatttttcccagtctgtgggttgtgtcttcactctgtttttttttctctacagaagctttttagtttgatataatcccattagtctatttttgcttttgttgcctgtgcctttgaggcgagaaatcattgcccagactaaTGTAATGTagcttttctcctatgttttcttttagtagtcttacagtttcaggtctcacatttaaatctttactcTGTTTTGAGATGATTCTTGTACAAGGAGTGAGATGAGGATCCAACTTCCCTCTTCTGCGTGTGTATAGCCAGTTTTCCAACATCATCTATttaagagactgtccttttcccactgtATATACTTGAcaaccttgtcaaaaatcaatctACTATAGatttgtgggtttatttctgggctc contains these protein-coding regions:
- the LOC129490230 gene encoding RNA-binding protein 3-like; translated protein: MSSEEGKLFVGGPNFNTNEQALEDHFSSFRPISEVVVVKDRETQWSRGFGFITFTNPEPTSVAMRAMNGESLDGRQIRVDHAGKSARGTRGGGFGAHECGRSYSRGGGDQGYGSGRYYDSRPGGYGYGYGRSRDYNGRNQGGYDRYSGGNYRDNYDN